In Lodderomyces elongisporus chromosome 2, complete sequence, the following proteins share a genomic window:
- the VTC1 gene encoding vacuolar transporter chaperone (BUSCO:EOG09265IBC), with translation MSSANKRIALPARVEPKVFFANERTFLSWLNFTVILGSLGVGLLNFGDSIGRISAGLFTFIAMLTMVYALVTYHWRAKAIRLRGSGPYDDRFGPTMLCFFLLAAVIINFILRIRG, from the coding sequence ATGTCTTCagcaaacaaaagaatagcGTTACCAGCAAGAGTTGAGCCCAaggttttttttgcaaacgAAAGAACATTTTTGTCATGGTTGAATTTCACCGTGATTTTGGGTTCATTGGGTGTGGGTCTTTTGAACTTTGGTGATTCGATAGGTAGGATCTCAGCTGGCTTGTTCACATTTATTGCTATGCTTACTATGGTTTATGCCTTGGTGACTTATCACTGGAGAGCCAAGGCTATTAGATTAAGAGGTTCAGGCCCATACGATGATAGGTTTGGTCCAACAATGTTatgttttttcttgttaGCTGCTGTGATtatcaatttcattttgaGGATAAGAGGATGA
- a CDS encoding uncharacterized protein (BUSCO:EOG09263A3Y), whose amino-acid sequence MTAHSEIASVFLTEFDMKSGYKLQWSKSYIDTNSSSLLLDGIEYKSLPSGIHELEEATVFISHKPENKNGHHKEDITYYGVICFKQFAITDTKNITDRDNLKMYSLGVLCKPSSKESEWKPNEFIRNGWEYIDGLKKILDDLKDTTRKCDGPINLDEFFNQSGTFKKVFEQADYMKAKNNSNHLLFSLPQLFETLGPLVFAIFKQSLLRKNIMIFNELHSQTPNIIAASSDGSHDDDNDDAEEEEDEEEEEGTEFYRNKSTRRAEKDTYALLTSFSYLFTVLSVIPKDIELEHPELRSQQPLFNVGLHELSSNTFKSIDSNGFIGVTSDEILKNHPIYDVGVEIGHPEIKAFLKQPSTKQQKQQKQQKQQREQSRNLPIKATIRDYHKFQKIFSQLVSKHLSNKGVLNTSTKDHRSVYSPLNNSTTPVRFSATSSSTDSGPGPGPDQDQDQDQDEDQEQDPTTATITTSSTVVPPTLQPLRKTYTDLSPSSPKLSNEPSWWRSATVESVSWSESVWSAFSWFASAGQQLENEDSLDQLPQNTCDSSSQIHLLSNENEFGNKDGMDSSLEDIIQTIGVFHKLTHKWFNYIDELIHEVHQEEQARFGSEEDQALVETEVVEVLQISYQDMIEMELDPYSVSDIAFLKEFVALYYREKVDRVNVGYNFSNVCC is encoded by the coding sequence ATGACAGCTCATTCAGAAATTGCATCCGTCTTTCTTACGGAATTTGATATGAAATCAGGTTACAAACTACAGTGGTCGAAATCTTACATAGACACCAATAGTCTGCTGCTTTTGCTTGATGGCATCGAATATAAATCACTTCCAAGCGGGATCCACGAACTAGAAGAGGCCACTGTTTTCATTAGTCATAAACCAGAGAACAAGAATGGTCACCATAAGGAAGATATCACATATTATGGTGTCATTTGTTTTAAGCAATTTGCGATTACAGACACGAAAAACATCACCGATAGAGATAACTTGAAAATGTATTCATTAGGAGTATTATGCAAACCATCGTCCAAGGAAAGCGAATGGAAGCCAAATGAATTTATTAGAAATGGATGGGAATATATTGATGGCTTGAAAAAGATTCTTGATGACTTGAAAGATACCACGCGAAAATGTGATGGCCCTATTAATTTGGATGAATTCTTTAATCAATCTGGaacttttaaaaaagtGTTTGAACAAGCAGATTATATGAAAGCTAAAAATAACTCCAATCATTTATTATTCAGCCTACCACAGTTGTTTGAGACTTTGGGACCTTTAGTTTTTGCTATTTTTAAGCAAAGTTTATTACGCAAAAATATAATGATATTCAATGAACTTCATCTGCAAACACCAAATATTATTGCTGCTAGTTCTGATGGTTCtcatgatgatgataatgatgatgcggaggaggaggaagatgaggaagaggaggaggggaCGGAATTTTATCGTAACAAGAGCACTCGTAGAGCGGAAAAAGATACTTATGCGTTATTGACTTCCTTCAGTTACCTATTTACAGTATTATCAGTAATCCCTAAGGACATTGAATTGGAACATCCTGAGCTTCGATCGCAGCAACCATTGTTCAATGTTGGTTTACATGAACTTAGTTCAAACACATTCAAACTGATTGATTCAAATGGATTTATTGGTGTTACAAGCGATGAAATATTGAAGAATCACCCTATATATGATGTGGGTGTCGAAATAGGGCACCCTGAAATCAAAGCGTTTCTTAAGCAGCCATCAACAAAGCAGCAGAAGCAGCAGAAGCagcagaagcagcagcGAGAGCAAAGTCGAAACTTACCTATCAAAGCCACTATCCGTGACTATCACAAGTTTCAGAAAATTTTCTCTCAATTAGTATCAAAACATTTACTGAACAAAGGAGTCTTGAACACATCAACAAAGGATCATCGTTCAGTATATTCACCGTTGAATAATTCTACTACTCCTGTTAGGTTTTCTGCAACAAGTTCCTCAACAGATTCAGGTCCAGGTCCAGGTCCAGATCAAGACCAAGACCAAGACCAAGACGAGGACCAAGAACAAGATCCAACTACCGCTACCATTACAACTTCATCAACGGTGGTTCCTCCTACACTTCAACCGCTTCGCAAAACATACACTGATTTATCGCCCTCGTCTCCAAAGCTTTCCAACGAGCCATCGTGGTGGAGGTCAGCAACAGTTGAGTCTGTATCATGGAGTGAATCCGTATGGTCAGCATTTTCGTGGTTTGCATCTGCAGGACAACAGCTCGAAAATGAAGATAGCCTTGACCAATTACCTCAAAACACGTGCGACTCTTCTTCGCAGATCCATCTTTTgtcaaatgaaaatgagtTTGGAAATAAAGATGGGATGGATAGCTCATTGGAAGATATAATTCAGACTATAGGGGTGTTCCATAAACTTACGCATAAATGGTTTAATTATATCGATGAGCTCATACACGAAGTACACCAAGAGGAGCAAGCTAGATTTGGAAGCGAAGAGGACCAAGCTCTAGTCGAAACAgaggttgttgaggttTTGCAAATTTCGTACCAGGATATGATTGAGATGGAATTGGATCCGTATAGTGTACTGGACATTGCATTTCTCAAGGAGTTTGTTGCATTATACTATAGGGAGAAAGTTGATCGTGTTAATGTGGGATATAATTTTAGTAATGTTTGCTGTTGA